Within Conger conger chromosome 3, fConCon1.1, whole genome shotgun sequence, the genomic segment gcgtgtgtacgtgcatgtgtgtatatgcgtgtgtgcatgtacagtatgtgtgtgggtgtgcgcatgtgagtgtgtgtgtgtacatgtatgtgtgtatatgcatgtgtacatgtgcagcatgtgtgtgagtgtgcatgtgtgcgtgtacagtgtgtgtgtctgtatgtgtgtgtgcgtctgtatgtgtgtgtgtacagtgtgtgtgtgtgtatgtgtgcgcgtctgtatgtgtgtgtgtgtgtgtgtatgtgtgtgcgtgtctgtatgtgtgtgtgtgtgtatgtgtgtgtgcgtctgtgtgtgtgtgtgtgtgtgtgtctggacaTGCATGGCAGTACCTCTGCGCAGCAGGGGACAGTTCTTGCATGTTGAAAGTAGCTTCACAGATGTAGATTTGCCCGTCTGGGCCAGGCTGAGGCGCCCGGCCTTGAAGGCCTTCAAGAGGGTGACGCTGACATGCACACTGCCCCTCGAACCTGGAGCCAGGGCTGTCACCTTCCCTGTGATTACTGcggtagacagagagagagggagtgggagggagagattagCAGATACACAAATCTCCTACAGTAGGTGGATAATGATACCTCAGTTAGACTGCTTGGTTTAAATAGAGGCTGAATATTGACGTGTAGTGACAGTGCTgtcaaattcaatttaaatacaGGCACGTACTTGATACAGGATGGTTTAGTTTCTGACACCTTATGCTAGCTGTATGCTAACACGTGGATATGTGACACCGCAGGATATGTATTGAATCAATGCAGGTTTCTCATGGGTACAACTGCAGTGTCCTGCCTGGGACAAGGCCAGTtccttaaccattacactacgACCTCACCATCCCTGTAGACTCTATAACAAGGACAGgtaatcctggtcctggagtgccagagaTGGTCTTGGTTCTTGCTTTATCCAAAGGTATATCTAGGTATCTGAACTTCATTCAGATTTAGTGGATTTAATAAATCTGGGCCATCTGTGCTGCGATGAAAGTGCTGGAGGCACTCAGCATTTGACCATTCAGAATATTCAGACTTTTAATCATCCATCACATTCAGGAGGCCAAGctcagatggaacaaaaaccagaaacatcactggtactccaggaccagggttgcctaccCTGGCTCGATAATATTGTGAAGGAACCAAAAGGTGCAGAGAAGGGAGAAATGGAGGAATTAGGAGGTGCTACATGTCAGCGGTTCCAAGCTGTGAATGGGAGGTAAAGGGCGATGTAGCTCACCGAACTCTGCAGAGCAGAAGCTGGCCGGGAGGCTGGTCTTCCCCTTACACGGCTGGGCACAGAGAGGGTTCGGAGATGCtgcaacacaaagacacacagtcagcacaagacagacacgcactcacacatgcacacgcgcatacacacacagccagaacaTCGCATCCATATACAAACACAACCAGAATAACATATGAACGTTACTAAGTTCACAAAACAGTGTTATAGGTAGAGTAGTGGTCTTGTCATCATGACTCAGCGTCAGTCAGTCTTGTAGCACAATCAGTCGACCAATTGTGCGGGGGGATTTGTACTAGAAAAACTGTGGTAGAGACGTGAGCATTGATCTCGGTACTGATGTCACCCAGTTGAGTGACACAGCGCATACTCACGCTTCTGTGCTCCTGGCTGCTTCACCACTGGTCCGGTTCTGTTCTGACCCGGCTTGTTTGCCCCTGCTGTCACTTTGGGCTTGGGTTTGGCATCtggttttgttttgggtttaGTGCCAGGCTTAGGAATGGGCTTAGTACCAGGTTTCGGGACGGTTTTAGCTCCAGGcttggttgttgtttttgtggtgGGCTTGAAACCAGGTTTTGGGGTGGGTTTAGAACCAGGCTTGGTACCTGGTTTTGGGACAGGTTTAGAACCAGGTTTTGGAGTGGGTTTGATATTGGTTTTGGCGCCGGGTTTTGTGGTGGGTTTCGACCCAGGCTTGGTACCAGGTTTGGGGATGGCTTTTGCCCCAGGTTTGGGGGTGGGTTTGGCAGCCGGCTTGgtgctgggtttgggtttgggtttggttCCAGGCTTGGTAGGGATGGCTTTGGCAGGCTTTTTGGTGGGCTTGGCGGGGGCTTTGACCTTGGGTTTGGCAGTGGGCTTGATGGCTGGTTTCACAGCAGGTCTGGGTTTAGGTTTTGGGGTAGGCCATACGGGACCAGTCGGCATAGCGTCTACTCGAGGCCCGGGGGCGATATCGTTCCCCGCAGTGGGGCGCTTGGACCCCTGGGGAATGCTGGAGTAGGTGGCCCGAAAGCCGTCAGAGGTCACGCTGAGGTCAGACACAAACTGGACCAGGAGCTCGTTCCCATTGGTTATTATGTTTCTGTGGATGGAGGCatgaagggagggggggatgaaGGGAGGGAtggaagaggagaagagaatggtgtgaatgCCCAAAGAAGGAggagtaaattaattaatggagGGGTCCTCTCTAAGACATTTTAATAAGtatgaaaacagaaagaaaagctATTAAAGCCTCTTCCTGTTGTCGGGACGTTTCAAACAATTGATCCTCTCAGGATACTCACTCAGGTACGATATCACCGCAGTACTTCCCAATTCGCCGCGAGTCGTCCGTTTCTCCACCGTTGAAAAAAGCAACATAGTCATAGCGACAGTAACTGTCAGCCTCCATGTCGAACTTATCAAACTTCACCTCGATTAACTGTAGAAATGagagggtacacacacacagacacacacacacacacacacacacacacacacacacacacacaaagcagaaaCACATCAGCAATGTCAGAATTAGACACTAACAGTCCAGACCAGAATGATAGGAtgactaccctgctgaaaaaaacatctcaagctaggttttgaaacaactggtagctggaaTTCCAAGCTGgccattgctggattttacaccagggtatcaATCATTCTGATTGGAAAGAGATCTGTGTCCATTGACAAGAACAAGTAGTTTGGCAGGTTAACCTAACAGCAGTCCAAACCAACgtactttcatttaaaaattaaaccaacaaacaagttaaaactgtgaaaaaaaaagattttgtttttaataggAAGTCTGGAGTAGGCAGAGAATTTCCCGCCCCTTTTTCCTACATTAACagtaaacatacacatacacacacacacacacacacactgcactcaatgAGACCATTCATTCACATGTATGCAGAAAGCAGGTGGAATCTGAGGCCTAGCTCTGACTCCAAAGAAACACATTCACAGGCAGGGAGACCTTCCCTGGTCCCACTGGAACAGGGAGGCGAATGAGTCTCACTACACAGCCCGCCATCTTGTTTCTCAGAGAATGGATGGGgcagaggaaaggaggatatgTAAGCGGGGAGATCTTTGGGCTTTTACCATGTTGGGCTCCACGGTGATATGCCAGGAGCAGCTGATGCCTGCTGGATAATTTGACTCCGGCCAGTTTGGGGTTTTGACTGAACCCTCGGCCTTTGTCAACCGTCCCCCGCAAAATTGGTGCTCTGAGGAAAAAGCAGAGAAGAACAAATGCTAAAAGAGGCAAGCAGCCTTTGCTTTATGAATCGGAGTAGTTACCCTGGTGTaagatccagctatgaccaacttgaaataccagctaccagctgtttcaaagactagcttgagctggtcaaaaccatgttgagtatagagctggtctgaactggtcaaccagctaccggctgtttcaaaacctagcttgggcttgttttttttcagcagggcatagttataattataaatattaattaaaaattaaacgaataactaaaaatataaatgcctGATTTAGCAAACAAggttacacatttatttattatttgaattctgataaaaaaaaaacgactgACAGCCATTGTCATGGCAGCTGGATCGCAGCGCTGTTGCatatgtagcagggttagcaccGCAAGCTCGGCCCGGAGCAGGTTACCACGGCAAcgctccccgatgacgtaaccctcaaattcaaaataacgtCGCTGCCCTTGGCTtttttagctgactggtaatgcGTTCGTCTGCCAATTCTTCGGACGAGTGAGAggcacctcggactcaggcaaatcTCTGACTCGTTAAATGTagcaggatgggggggggggggggggggggctcaccgTCCACGTGTGGCTTGCCCCCGCTGAAGTAGGCCAGGAAGCCCCGCCCGGTGTTGGCGGAGTCTGACACCATCTCCACCATCATGGTGTTGCTGGTGGAGATGAGGGCGCCGGGCCGGAAGGTTCCGCAGAAGCGGCCCAGCTTCTGCACCGTGTAGGAGTGGCCGTTGTACACGTCCACGTAGTCGTAGCGACAGCGGGGGTCGGCCTCCAGGTCGAAGATCCGGAAGGACAGCATGACGACATGGCCCTCTGGGACCTGGGGatggggggaagggaggggggttgaGGACATTGAGACTATAAGAGTGAGGTtgcaggtggtgtgtgtgtcagttgtatgtggggcagcctgtaaccgtagtgattaaggtacatgactgggatggttggtggtttaatccccggtgtagccatgatgagatctgcacagcggttgggcccttgagcaaggcccttaatcccattTTGCTctagggaggattgtcccctgcttaatctaatcaaccgTGAGTCACCtttaataaaagtgtcagctaaataacatgtgatgtaatgtgcagaTGAGAGTGGTCAACTCGAGGTGGTCTATTGTGGTTGAGAGTGTGGCTAAGTGAGTGTAGGATTGCCCAAGCGTGATCAGACATGAGCACTCACCGTGATGTACCAGGTACATTTCCGGTTGGGTTTGTAGTAGCTGGGGAAACTCTCGCTACCCAAAAACCCAGAATCCGTGACCAAGTGACCCCCACAGTTGAATATTGGCCTGGGCgcaggaggggcagagagaggaggagagtgagtcTTATGGGTGCTTCATCCATAACCTGGCTCTGCTGTGACCCACAGAACAAGAGCCACAATGGAGCCTGCCAGAACAACAGTGTCATAACAGTACTGCATGTGCAATACATTTAAACTAGAAAACAGCATGGTCctccaaaagaacagaacacaaaATGGTTGGTAATAAACTAACCTTCATTTAGCACATTTTAATTATACCACCCTACTAAAAATACATGTGTACAAATTAGCATGATAGTCGCTACTAATGTGACTTGCGATGAAGAGGACTTTACATAAATATATAGGTTAGTGAGGGAAAAATTATGGTTTTGTGATCACTCAGTTTGTTCAGCAACACTAAATGGAACAAGCAACCAACTGAAACAGACGTTTAGAGTGACTTTAAAGGGGCAGGGAACTACACATCTGgcaaatatctattcaaagtCATGTAAATAACCATAATAACACGTATTTCAAGTCAGAAATAAAATCTGTATGGAAAACAACTTCAGGAATGTATGGGGGTGGTCTGGGCCGCCTCACCACCACAGCTCCTTCCTTAACTGCTCTCAAAATGTATCACCCACAAGCAAAATGTATTGGAGAAGGCGGGATAAGATTGGCAGAGAGATTAAgagctgaaaaacagctaaatgtgaactccacacagaaaggccacaGTCAGGAATGGTTTTGGCTGTGAGGCAACAAGTCGTGCATGCTACAAATCTCTGCAAAAATATCTGTATACAAATCTTATGAAACTGTGGGAGGAGATTTGCAATGAGGCTAAAccatttattggccattagCTCAG encodes:
- the LOC133124635 gene encoding procollagen C-endopeptidase enhancer 2-like, giving the protein MKRLVHAGAPCLLLFLMFGWTWGQSSNAQNTNFTRPIFNCGGHLVTDSGFLGSESFPSYYKPNRKCTWYITVPEGHVVMLSFRIFDLEADPRCRYDYVDVYNGHSYTVQKLGRFCGTFRPGALISTSNTMMVEMVSDSANTGRGFLAYFSGGKPHVDEHQFCGGRLTKAEGSVKTPNWPESNYPAGISCSWHITVEPNMLIEVKFDKFDMEADSYCRYDYVAFFNGGETDDSRRIGKYCGDIVPENIITNGNELLVQFVSDLSVTSDGFRATYSSIPQGSKRPTAGNDIAPGPRVDAMPTGPVWPTPKPKPRPAVKPAIKPTAKPKVKAPAKPTKKPAKAIPTKPGTKPKPKPSTKPAAKPTPKPGAKAIPKPGTKPGSKPTTKPGAKTNIKPTPKPGSKPVPKPGTKPGSKPTPKPGFKPTTKTTTKPGAKTVPKPGTKPIPKPGTKPKTKPDAKPKPKVTAGANKPGQNRTGPVVKQPGAQKPSPNPLCAQPCKGKTSLPASFCSAEFVITGKVTALAPGSRGSVHVSVTLLKAFKAGRLSLAQTGKSTSVKLLSTCKNCPLLRRGMTYILTGLVDAEGRGLLDPSGFTFPYKASLQKQLTNLSSQTC